The window TCGTCGAACCCTGACTCGCAGGCTCGTCAGGACGCCAGCGAGCGACTCGGCGACCTGGACGAGGCGCTCGAGGACCACGACTACCCGCTGACTGCGGACGAGCTGATCGACGCCCACGGCGACCGCGACGTCGAGACCCAGGACGGATCGGCGTCCGTCGCGGAGGTGCTCGACGAGGTCGACGACGCGGAGTCGTACGAGTCGCCCGACGACGTCCGCGACCGGATCCGGGGCCTGGTACACCGGTAGGGGACGACGCGCTCGGTTCGCTGCCGGCCAGTCGGTCGACTGCGACGACGACCTCGATTACCACGCGGATCGGGCCCGCGACCGGCGTAGCGGTCGCGACGGCGAGACAATCGCACCCTGCCCGACTCGTCTCGTCCGTCCGGGCGACGCCGGGATCCGGTCCGGAACGCGGAATCCCGATCCGCCCGGTTAGTAGCCGTATACCGAACACGTGAGTGACCCCTACCCGCAGGTAAGTGACATGCGACGCGGGACCGGCCGGCGCGATCGCGTCTCCGGGGGTGGATCCCGGGCGACGAGAGAAGGATCAGGGGTGTAACACGACGACCGTGCACACCTCCGCCGTCACCGCCGGCCTTCGAAACCGCTGTTCTGCCCGTCCTACCGGTTCATCCGTGCGGTATCACCCGTCGGGACGGACGCCGACTTCAGTAGTTATATACCGTACCGATAAGTGCGCAAACAATATGGATCGGTATCCGAGACCGGTCCGCGGCTCGGCACTGAAGTGCATCGGCTGCAACGCGCCAGTCGTCGAGACCGTGGACGGTGGGTACGCGTGTGTGGAATGCGGGGAATCGCCGATCGACGGAACGGACGCGGAAGCGACGCAACCGTGAGCCGGACGACCGACAGTTCGGCGGGCGGACCGTCGCCGTCCCTCGATCGGGACTCCGCCGCCGAGGAGTACATCGTCGGACCCGACAGCGAGGTGACGCCGGTGTTGAGCGTCGTGATGCCCACCCTCAACGAGGAGGAGGGCATCGTCGAGTGCATCGACTGGATCAAGACCGCCGTCGAGGAACTCGAGGTCCCCACCGAAATCGTCGTCTCCGACAGCTCCACCGACCGGACCCCGGAACTGGCGGAGGAACGGGGAGCGGTCGTCGTGACGCCGGACGAACCCGGCTACGGCTACGCCTATCGCTACGCCTTCGAGCGGACCCGCGGCGAGTACGTCGCCATGGGCGACGCGGATACGACGTACGACTTCGAGGAGATTCCGCGGCTGCTCGAGCCCGTCCGCGACGGCGATGCGGACATCTGCATGGGCAGCCGCCTCGACGGCGAGATCCGCTCGGGCGCGATGCCCCCGCTACACCAGTATATCGGGAACCCGCTGCTGACGCGG of the Halomicrobium salinisoli genome contains:
- a CDS encoding DUF5789 family protein, with product MADDKSGREKQAADEERRQRKRDMQEARERGDEPEPIEEDADERSSSNPDSQARQDASERLGDLDEALEDHDYPLTADELIDAHGDRDVETQDGSASVAEVLDEVDDAESYESPDDVRDRIRGLVHR